One segment of Dolichospermum sp. DET69 DNA contains the following:
- the pgk gene encoding phosphoglycerate kinase, which produces MAHTLANISKNGAITIIGGGDSVAAVEKVGLARKIIITN; this is translated from the coding sequence ATCGCTCATACTTTAGCAAACATTAGCAAAAACGGCGCAATTACCATTATCGGTGGTGGTGACTCTGTAGCGGCTGTGGAAAAGGTAGGTTTGGCTAGAAAAATAATTATTACTAATTAA
- a CDS encoding exonuclease, giving the protein MKSTYINSQCYYRGNNGVLLPAVTTVLKATQTQESRNGLYYWRKKVGDAEANRVANSSRSRGNALHKMIQHHFQTHSQQPINNFIQPYWDSIQPLFKHISDVQLVEQVVPNYVETYAGKVDFVARYQGIPHVIEWTTAEEPKEKLEKLYDKPLQLTAYCGAINRHYYTNLFGDKINHALIVVALPDQEAEVFQFDRTKLVYHWNQWLNRLQNFQCVAAA; this is encoded by the coding sequence ATGAAATCTACCTACATCAACAGTCAATGCTACTACCGAGGTAATAACGGCGTTCTCCTTCCTGCTGTCACTACAGTTCTTAAAGCCACACAAACCCAAGAGTCTCGAAATGGACTTTACTATTGGCGGAAAAAAGTTGGAGATGCAGAAGCAAATCGTGTTGCTAATAGTAGTCGTAGTCGGGGAAATGCTTTACACAAAATGATTCAGCACCATTTCCAAACTCACTCACAGCAACCTATAAACAACTTTATTCAACCTTATTGGGATAGCATTCAACCTTTATTTAAACATATTAGCGATGTGCAACTGGTTGAGCAAGTTGTACCTAATTATGTGGAAACTTACGCTGGTAAAGTTGATTTTGTGGCGCGTTATCAAGGTATTCCCCACGTCATTGAATGGACAACAGCCGAAGAACCAAAGGAGAAACTAGAAAAGCTTTATGATAAACCTTTACAACTAACTGCTTATTGCGGCGCAATTAATAGACACTATTACACCAATCTATTTGGCGATAAAATTAATCATGCTTTAATTGTTGTGGCTTTACCTGACCAAGAAGCAGAAGTTTTTCAGTTTGATCGCACAAAGTTAGTTTATCACTGGAATCAATGGTTGAATCGGCTGCAAAACTTCCAATGTGTAGCTGCGGCGTGA
- a CDS encoding helix-turn-helix domain-containing protein: MTGRSLTASIKGIEKAKKALRSNSLNQTALARDLGFSRSTVTNFFRQIPIERLNFEEICTKLGLDWQDIVDVPANETEIEEIENTIFKDPNFLGREEDIASINNLVNEGKKVILIKAEGGIGKTTLAENWFKIQGLDYLKLNVGTTSQNIQSVEDWVRLKLKDYFQIPPVENFMTMLEQFKIKLQNLKIGIPQLLNSVIQDIYPLLPNFIDKHILDVYNNYLEMLSFLKTNVLNDKICNLQFEIVISSLSFEQINNLIENEGFDEIKFIYLDMGNSIISKVTFTLDEFKDLIIGDLSQYQENSNICISGIRSHKSEVKSSKLSESLIFYENRNLQEEWKLTYKDINMLRDYYDANLLITYSLYLTSPEVRSYIEETLLLPIEEIEKHPFKYQE, translated from the coding sequence ATGACTGGGCGATCGCTTACTGCATCTATAAAAGGTATAGAGAAAGCAAAAAAAGCTTTGCGAAGTAATAGCTTAAATCAAACAGCCTTAGCTAGAGATTTAGGCTTTTCTCGTTCAACTGTTACTAATTTCTTTCGTCAGATACCAATTGAACGCTTGAATTTTGAGGAAATTTGCACAAAACTAGGTTTAGACTGGCAAGATATTGTTGATGTACCAGCAAACGAAACTGAAATAGAGGAAATTGAAAATACTATATTTAAAGATCCTAATTTTTTAGGACGTGAGGAAGATATAGCAAGTATCAACAACCTAGTTAATGAGGGTAAAAAAGTTATTCTGATTAAAGCTGAGGGTGGTATTGGTAAAACAACCTTGGCTGAAAATTGGTTTAAAATTCAAGGTTTAGATTATTTAAAACTTAATGTAGGAACAACATCTCAAAATATCCAATCTGTAGAAGATTGGGTAAGGTTAAAGTTAAAAGATTATTTTCAAATTCCACCAGTAGAAAATTTCATGACAATGCTGGAACAATTTAAAATCAAATTACAGAATCTAAAAATAGGTATTCCACAACTTTTAAATTCTGTAATCCAGGATATTTATCCTTTATTACCTAATTTCATAGATAAACATATATTGGATGTTTATAATAACTATCTTGAGATGCTAAGTTTTTTGAAGACAAATGTTTTGAATGATAAAATATGTAATTTGCAATTTGAAATAGTTATATCATCATTATCTTTTGAGCAAATAAACAACTTAATTGAGAATGAAGGTTTTGATGAAATAAAATTCATCTATTTAGATATGGGTAATAGCATAATATCTAAAGTTACATTTACATTAGATGAATTTAAAGACTTAATAATTGGAGATTTAAGTCAATATCAAGAAAATAGTAACATTTGTATTTCAGGCATTCGTAGTCACAAATCAGAAGTCAAATCTTCAAAATTAAGTGAGAGCTTGATTTTTTATGAAAATCGCAATTTACAAGAAGAATGGAAATTAACGTATAAAGATATTAATATGCTCAGAGATTACTATGATGCTAATTTATTAATTACATATTCCTTATATCTTACTTCCCCAGAAGTTCGCTCTTATATCGAAGAAACCCTACTCCTACCCATCGAAGAAATAGAAAAACACCCATTCAAATATCAAGAATAA
- a CDS encoding type II toxin-antitoxin system VapC family toxin, producing MITDKIVIDSSVVIKWFIAQDYSLEANKILDAYQSQQITLIAPDLIYAEIGNIVWKIQRFQGLTNQEAEMILDLFQQIQLKIFPADELLKDAYQFAVNYQRTVYDSLYVVLSIRENCKFITADAKLYNAIYRHIPNIQLIKDWI from the coding sequence ATGATCACAGATAAAATCGTCATTGATAGTAGTGTAGTCATTAAATGGTTTATTGCTCAAGATTATTCATTAGAAGCAAATAAAATCCTTGATGCTTATCAATCACAACAAATTACCTTGATTGCACCAGACTTGATTTATGCAGAAATTGGTAATATTGTTTGGAAAATACAGCGATTTCAAGGTTTAACAAATCAGGAAGCTGAAATGATACTTGATTTATTTCAGCAAATACAATTAAAAATATTTCCTGCTGATGAATTATTAAAAGATGCCTATCAGTTTGCAGTCAATTATCAAAGAACCGTCTATGATAGCCTTTACGTAGTTTTAAGTATCAGAGAGAACTGTAAATTTATTACTGCTGATGCAAAGTTGTACAATGCTATTTATCGGCATATTCCAAATATTCAACTTATTAAAGATTGGATTTAA
- a CDS encoding phosphoglycerate kinase yields MSKKSLASLSAAEISGKRALVRVDFNVPVDDQGNITDDTRIRAALPTIQDLTQKGAKVILASHFGRPKGVDEKLRLTPVAKRLSELLKQEVVKTDDCIGDDVAAKVAALQNGQVLLLENVRFYPEEEKNEPEFAKKLAANADFYVNDAFGTAHRAHASTEGVTKFLSPSVAGYLVEKELQYLQSAIESPQRPLVAIIGGSKVSSKIGVIETLLEKCDKLIIGGGMIFTFYKARGLSVGKSLVEEDKLELAKALEAKAKERGVALLLPTDIVSADKFSPDANATTVSIENIPADGMGLDIGPDSIKVFQAALADCKTVIWNGPMGVFEFDKFAAGTEAIAHTLADISKTGAITIIGGGDSVAAVEKVGLADQMSHISTGGGASLELLEGKILPGIAALDEA; encoded by the coding sequence GTGTCTAAAAAAAGTTTAGCAAGTTTATCTGCGGCTGAGATATCTGGAAAACGCGCTTTAGTGCGGGTTGATTTTAACGTCCCTGTGGATGATCAAGGCAACATTACTGATGATACCCGGATTCGGGCTGCGCTGCCAACTATCCAGGATTTGACTCAAAAGGGCGCTAAGGTCATTTTAGCAAGTCATTTCGGCCGTCCCAAGGGTGTAGATGAAAAATTACGTCTAACACCTGTTGCTAAACGCCTTTCTGAATTGTTGAAACAAGAAGTTGTCAAAACTGATGACTGTATTGGTGATGATGTAGCTGCTAAGGTTGCGGCTTTACAAAATGGTCAAGTGCTGTTGTTGGAAAATGTCCGCTTCTACCCAGAAGAAGAAAAAAACGAGCCTGAATTTGCCAAGAAATTAGCTGCAAATGCTGATTTTTATGTAAATGATGCTTTTGGCACTGCTCACCGCGCCCACGCTTCAACTGAGGGTGTAACTAAGTTCTTAAGTCCTTCTGTAGCTGGTTATTTGGTGGAAAAGGAATTGCAATACTTACAAAGTGCAATTGAAAGTCCCCAACGTCCTTTGGTGGCTATTATCGGCGGTTCTAAGGTTTCTAGCAAAATTGGAGTTATTGAAACTCTGTTGGAAAAGTGCGATAAGTTGATCATTGGTGGGGGGATGATTTTCACCTTCTATAAAGCCCGTGGTTTGAGTGTTGGTAAGTCTTTGGTAGAAGAAGATAAGCTGGAATTAGCGAAGGCGTTAGAAGCTAAGGCTAAAGAACGCGGTGTAGCTTTATTGTTACCTACAGATATTGTTTCTGCTGATAAGTTTTCTCCTGATGCTAATGCTACTACTGTCAGCATTGAAAATATCCCTGCCGATGGGATGGGTTTAGATATTGGACCTGATTCTATTAAAGTTTTCCAAGCTGCTTTGGCTGATTGTAAAACTGTGATTTGGAATGGGCCTATGGGTGTGTTTGAGTTTGATAAGTTTGCGGCAGGTACAGAAGCGATCGCACATACTCTAGCAGATATCAGCAAAACTGGTGCAATTACCATTATCGGTGGTGGTGACTCTGTAGCGGCTGTGGAAAAGGTTGGTTTGGCTGATCAAATGAGCCATATTTCTACTGGTGGTGGTGCTAGTTTGGAGTTGTTGGAAGGTAAGATTTTACCTGGTATTGCAGCTTTGGATGAAGCATAA
- a CDS encoding universal stress protein, with the protein MFKTVLFPIDQSREAREAADIVANIVQTYGSRLILLSVVEEPDLEAPATSPMVSPEAVAKLLENAQALFSGQGIIAELLERQGKPAFTICDVADEVGADLIIMGCRGLGLTDEGSTDSVTTRVINLSPCPVLVVP; encoded by the coding sequence ATGTTTAAAACAGTTCTATTTCCCATTGATCAAAGTCGAGAAGCCAGAGAGGCCGCTGATATAGTTGCCAATATTGTGCAAACCTATGGCAGTCGCTTAATTCTGCTTTCGGTTGTTGAAGAGCCAGACTTAGAAGCACCTGCTACCAGTCCTATGGTGTCTCCAGAAGCAGTTGCCAAACTTTTAGAAAATGCCCAGGCTTTATTTTCTGGACAAGGAATCATCGCGGAATTACTAGAAAGACAAGGTAAACCAGCCTTTACTATCTGTGATGTGGCTGATGAAGTTGGGGCTGATTTAATTATTATGGGCTGTCGGGGACTAGGCTTAACTGACGAAGGTTCAACGGATAGCGTGACTACACGGGTGATTAACCTTTCCCCTTGTCCTGTTTTGGTTGTTCCTTAA
- a CDS encoding carbon-nitrogen hydrolase family protein: MKSYLAAAIQMTSVPDLQKNLVQAEELIDLAVRQGAELVGLPENFSFMGEEKDKLAQGNEIAAATETFLHKMAQRFQITILGGGFPIPVDSSGKVHNTALLIGANGQELARYQKVHLFDVNVPDGNTYQESSTVMPGLELPAVYASPDLGKIGLSICYDVRFPELYRHLSSQGADILFVPAAFTAFTGKDHWQVLLQSRAIENTCYVIAPAQTGTNYDRRQTHGHAMIIDPWGVILADAGEKPGVAIAEIKPTRLEQVRRQMPSLQHRVF, from the coding sequence ATGAAGTCTTATTTAGCTGCCGCTATTCAAATGACCAGTGTGCCTGATTTGCAAAAAAATTTGGTACAAGCAGAAGAATTAATTGATTTGGCCGTGCGTCAGGGTGCGGAGTTGGTGGGTTTGCCAGAAAATTTTTCTTTTATGGGGGAAGAAAAAGATAAACTAGCACAAGGAAATGAGATTGCCGCAGCAACGGAAACATTTCTTCATAAAATGGCACAACGCTTTCAAATTACCATTCTTGGCGGCGGCTTTCCTATCCCTGTAGATAGTAGCGGTAAGGTTCATAATACAGCATTGCTCATAGGTGCTAACGGTCAAGAACTCGCCCGTTACCAAAAAGTGCATTTATTTGATGTCAATGTCCCTGATGGTAATACCTATCAGGAATCAAGTACCGTCATGCCTGGACTTGAATTACCTGCTGTTTATGCTTCCCCTGACTTGGGGAAAATTGGCCTTTCTATTTGCTATGATGTCCGCTTTCCTGAACTCTACCGCCATTTATCCAGTCAGGGCGCAGATATTTTATTTGTTCCCGCCGCTTTTACAGCCTTTACTGGTAAAGACCATTGGCAGGTATTACTACAATCCAGAGCAATAGAAAATACCTGTTATGTGATTGCTCCCGCTCAAACTGGGACTAATTATGACCGTCGCCAAACTCATGGACACGCTATGATTATTGACCCTTGGGGTGTCATTTTAGCAGACGCTGGCGAAAAACCAGGAGTAGCGATCGCCGAAATTAAACCTACCAGACTAGAACAAGTCCGTCGGCAAATGCCATCCCTACAGCATCGGGTATTCTAG
- a CDS encoding pentapeptide repeat-containing protein, with translation MKKSLSNIWYQFRQSFSVEESINTTQETGKAVLEAATSIKEQGANLEVLQLLLQNSSSLLDVLCSPLTQVINGELSFLSLGIAFLKSYRDISQQAPTLEDYISIISQAAYLESIRDILSLYPSLNYDNFDGNAELVTILETINNIELDEQTAMQTIECFQKSELAGAFNNLLSTRLTSPYLSKYPARLLAKRIAGNTNIYIIKALMDLGDDIQTVMENCRDKWETEQQNIQNIQEYLTNHIATQALDPVFDQTCSFKDIYIPLKAKPVNKYGQININAESCDLEAWVKKNILAENNLEKVIFIQGKIGRGKSVFCKIFADWIRQHLHPFWTPILINVKDIKTLSSQLSETLTANLDISFTRGDHNWLRNKNNRFIFIFDGWDELSIVSRNSENLEKFIQQVAEFQQQCKNDERMGHRVLITSDIIPLSIISNLPTNLERVEILPLDQQQQEKWLERWQSLPANYGKNTDLQEFLVNQKCPAIIQELISEPLLLYFLAGMYRDDQLVIDNLLTDNSKTATALIYQEAINWLISKSSPNFHDQLPNLKDILTEAAVAVTQSGGEFAAISMLKSQLEDDAKLIKDEIFKTPLADFYIYPDHESDNRVKFSHQSFSEFLFADSLKLSLTAWTQYCNTESGKELITNESEMNWQIYDLLGFGILTKEIVEYLMGLMIAVPNFRWVQLYKRLNDFYVSWCQGKFIDTAEETLPQTKLRELQNIGIHQLGQRQVDIYAGLNVMILLLAIQRYAQEDEVLKEHIIFYPSGQPEANNFTYQLNNIIHYSNCLQGENFRNLVGQFLSGAHLRGASLLQINLSYADLTEADLSRASLCGANFSYANLNRAYFIGADLRNADFTSANLGETYLSGANLSRANLSGANLKDVDLSRANLCGADLRGANFDGANFMGAIFSDHTFGDIRWDEKTNWQNVEGLEMAKNLPLALKKRFL, from the coding sequence ATGAAAAAATCCCTATCAAATATTTGGTATCAGTTTCGTCAATCTTTCTCAGTAGAAGAAAGTATAAATACAACCCAGGAAACTGGTAAAGCAGTTTTAGAAGCAGCAACAAGCATTAAAGAACAAGGTGCTAATTTAGAAGTTTTACAACTGTTACTGCAAAATTCATCTTCTTTATTAGATGTGTTATGTTCACCCTTAACCCAGGTAATAAATGGAGAATTATCATTTTTATCTCTGGGAATAGCTTTCCTGAAATCTTATCGTGATATTTCTCAACAAGCTCCTACTTTAGAAGACTATATATCTATTATTAGTCAAGCGGCTTACTTAGAAAGTATCCGTGATATTTTATCTTTATATCCTTCCTTAAATTATGATAATTTCGATGGAAATGCAGAATTAGTAACCATATTAGAAACCATCAATAATATTGAATTAGATGAACAAACTGCTATGCAGACAATTGAATGTTTTCAGAAATCTGAATTAGCAGGCGCATTTAATAACCTATTATCCACAAGATTAACATCCCCCTATCTTAGCAAATATCCAGCCAGACTTTTAGCAAAAAGAATTGCAGGAAATACTAATATATATATTATTAAAGCTTTGATGGATTTAGGTGATGATATCCAAACAGTGATGGAAAATTGTCGAGATAAATGGGAAACAGAACAACAGAACATTCAAAATATTCAGGAATATCTCACAAATCACATTGCTACTCAAGCATTAGATCCGGTTTTTGATCAAACTTGCTCATTTAAAGATATTTATATTCCCCTCAAAGCTAAACCTGTCAATAAATATGGGCAAATAAATATTAATGCTGAATCTTGTGATTTAGAAGCATGGGTTAAGAAAAATATCCTCGCTGAAAATAACTTGGAGAAAGTTATATTTATCCAAGGAAAAATAGGCAGAGGTAAAAGTGTTTTTTGCAAAATATTCGCAGATTGGATTAGACAACATTTACATCCTTTCTGGACACCAATTTTAATTAATGTTAAAGATATTAAAACTTTATCATCTCAGCTATCAGAAACATTAACTGCAAATTTAGATATTAGCTTTACTCGCGGTGATCATAACTGGTTAAGAAATAAAAATAATCGCTTTATTTTTATCTTTGATGGTTGGGATGAATTATCAATTGTGTCTAGAAATAGTGAGAATTTAGAGAAGTTTATCCAACAAGTTGCTGAATTTCAGCAACAATGTAAAAATGACGAAAGAATGGGACATAGAGTATTAATTACCAGTGATATTATCCCTTTATCAATTATCTCTAATTTACCCACAAATTTAGAAAGAGTAGAAATTCTGCCTTTAGATCAACAGCAACAGGAAAAATGGCTAGAAAGATGGCAATCTTTACCAGCTAATTACGGAAAAAATACAGATTTACAGGAGTTTCTAGTTAATCAAAAATGTCCGGCAATTATTCAAGAATTAATCAGTGAACCTTTATTACTTTACTTTTTAGCGGGAATGTATCGAGATGATCAACTGGTAATTGATAATTTATTAACGGATAATTCTAAAACTGCTACAGCTTTAATTTATCAAGAAGCAATAAATTGGTTAATTTCCAAATCATCACCTAATTTCCATGATCAATTACCAAATTTAAAAGATATTCTCACAGAAGCTGCTGTTGCTGTAACTCAGTCAGGTGGAGAATTTGCGGCAATATCAATGCTAAAATCTCAGCTTGAAGATGATGCAAAATTAATAAAGGATGAAATTTTCAAAACACCTTTAGCAGATTTTTATATTTATCCTGATCATGAGTCAGATAATCGGGTAAAATTTAGCCATCAAAGCTTTAGTGAATTTCTCTTTGCTGACAGTTTGAAATTAAGTCTCACTGCCTGGACACAGTATTGTAATACAGAATCTGGTAAAGAATTAATTACCAATGAATCCGAAATGAATTGGCAAATTTATGATTTGCTAGGTTTTGGGATTCTTACCAAAGAAATAGTTGAATATTTAATGGGTTTGATGATTGCTGTTCCCAATTTCCGTTGGGTACAACTATATAAACGGTTAAATGATTTTTATGTCAGTTGGTGTCAAGGTAAATTTATTGATACCGCTGAAGAAACCTTACCCCAAACCAAGCTACGAGAATTACAAAATATTGGTATTCACCAATTAGGTCAGCGTCAAGTAGATATTTATGCTGGGTTAAATGTGATGATTTTACTTTTAGCTATCCAGCGTTATGCCCAAGAAGATGAGGTACTCAAAGAGCATATAATTTTTTATCCCTCTGGTCAACCGGAAGCGAACAATTTTACCTACCAATTAAACAATATTATTCATTACAGTAATTGTTTACAGGGTGAAAATTTCCGCAATTTAGTTGGTCAATTTCTCAGTGGCGCTCATCTTCGGGGGGCAAGTCTGTTACAAATAAATTTAAGCTACGCAGATTTAACAGAAGCAGACCTCAGCCGTGCTAGTCTTTGTGGGGCAAATTTCAGCTATGCTAACCTGAACCGCGCCTATTTTATTGGTGCAGATTTGAGAAATGCAGATTTTACCTCCGCGAATTTAGGAGAAACTTACCTGAGTGGTGCAAATCTTAGCCGTGCTAACCTATCTGGTGCAAACCTCAAAGATGTAGATTTGAGTCGCGCTAATCTGTGCGGTGCGGATTTGCGCGGTGCAAACTTTGATGGTGCGAACTTTATGGGTGCTATCTTTAGTGATCATACCTTTGGTGATATCCGCTGGGATGAAAAAACTAATTGGCAAAATGTGGAAGGTTTAGAAATGGCGAAAAATCTGCCATTAGCTTTGAAAAAAAGATTTTTGTAA
- a CDS encoding HAD family hydrolase → MKKPKVIFVDAVGTLFGVKGSVGEIYSQIAADFGVSVSPEVLNKNFFKSFKASPPPIFLDADIKDIPQREYDWWRIIALNTFECAGVLPEFVDFPAFFTELYIHFGTPDPWYVYPDVTLALMNWRRLGIELGVLSNFDSRLYLVLQGLGLREYFASITISTQVRAAKPDPEIFKIALNKHKCSPEDAWHIGDSMIDDYQGAKAAGMRGIWINRNSKE, encoded by the coding sequence ATGAAAAAGCCTAAAGTTATTTTTGTTGATGCTGTTGGGACATTATTTGGTGTTAAAGGAAGTGTTGGTGAAATTTATAGTCAAATAGCCGCAGATTTTGGCGTTTCCGTTTCCCCTGAAGTTTTAAATAAAAACTTTTTTAAAAGCTTTAAAGCATCACCACCGCCAATATTTCTTGATGCAGATATCAAAGATATTCCCCAGCGTGAATATGATTGGTGGCGAATTATTGCTTTAAATACCTTTGAATGTGCCGGTGTTCTTCCAGAATTTGTCGATTTTCCGGCTTTTTTTACCGAACTTTATATCCACTTTGGTACTCCCGATCCTTGGTATGTTTATCCTGATGTCACCCTAGCTTTAATGAACTGGCGACGCTTAGGAATTGAATTAGGAGTATTATCTAATTTTGATTCCCGTCTGTATTTAGTCTTACAAGGTTTGGGACTTAGAGAATACTTTGCTTCTATTACCATTTCTACTCAAGTCCGTGCTGCTAAACCAGATCCAGAAATTTTTAAAATTGCTTTAAACAAGCATAAATGTTCCCCAGAAGACGCATGGCACATCGGTGATAGTATGATAGATGACTATCAAGGTGCTAAAGCAGCAGGAATGAGAGGCATTTGGATTAATCGTAATTCTAAAGAATAA
- a CDS encoding NAD(P)/FAD-dependent oxidoreductase — protein MTQPTTKICILGGGFGGLYTALRLSQLPWESTPKPEIILVDQSDRFVFSPLLYELLTRELQTWEIAPPYSELLQGTGIQFHQAAVSAIDINKQTVQLADKSELNYDRLVLALGGETPLDLVPGAATHAYPFRTITDAYKLEERLRILETTNPEKIRVAIVGAGYSGVELACKLADRVGEKGRFRLIERSDQILQTSPEFNREAAKKALDSKGVFIDLETKVAAIDQDSISLEYKNQIDTIPVDLVIWTVGTKVSPVVKSLPVKQNQQGKITTTPQLQVLEHPEIFALGDLADSLDAEGKQVPATAQVAFQQADYTAWNIWATITNRPLLPFRYQPLGEMMALGIDNATLTGLGVQLDGSFAYLARRLAYLYRLPTLNHQLKVGFNWLVSPIIEAVSK, from the coding sequence ATGACTCAACCAACTACAAAAATTTGTATACTAGGTGGTGGCTTCGGTGGACTCTACACCGCCCTGCGTTTAAGCCAATTACCGTGGGAATCTACACCTAAACCTGAGATTATTTTAGTAGATCAGAGCGATCGCTTTGTCTTTTCTCCCCTACTTTACGAACTCCTGACCAGAGAACTTCAAACCTGGGAAATCGCCCCACCTTACTCAGAACTACTTCAAGGAACAGGTATCCAATTCCACCAAGCCGCTGTTTCCGCCATAGATATCAACAAACAAACAGTCCAATTAGCAGATAAATCAGAACTGAATTATGATCGCTTAGTCTTAGCATTAGGTGGCGAAACACCCCTAGACTTAGTTCCCGGTGCAGCTACCCACGCCTACCCCTTCCGTACCATTACTGATGCCTACAAATTAGAAGAACGGCTGCGAATTCTCGAAACCACAAATCCAGAAAAAATCCGTGTCGCCATAGTTGGTGCGGGTTACAGTGGCGTAGAATTAGCCTGTAAACTAGCAGATAGGGTTGGTGAAAAAGGACGTTTCCGCTTGATTGAACGCAGTGATCAAATTTTACAAACTTCCCCAGAATTTAACCGTGAAGCTGCCAAAAAAGCCTTAGATAGCAAAGGCGTATTTATTGACCTAGAAACCAAAGTAGCAGCAATTGATCAAGATAGCATCTCTCTAGAGTATAAAAATCAAATAGACACCATTCCCGTAGATTTAGTCATTTGGACAGTGGGAACAAAAGTTTCCCCAGTGGTGAAAAGCTTACCAGTCAAGCAAAATCAGCAAGGAAAAATCACCACCACACCCCAATTACAGGTTTTAGAACATCCCGAAATCTTTGCTTTAGGAGATTTAGCCGACTCTCTCGACGCAGAAGGAAAACAAGTCCCCGCAACCGCCCAAGTTGCTTTCCAACAAGCCGATTATACCGCATGGAACATCTGGGCTACTATCACCAATCGCCCCCTGCTTCCCTTCCGCTATCAACCATTGGGAGAAATGATGGCTTTGGGAATAGATAACGCCACCCTCACAGGTTTAGGTGTGCAATTAGATGGTTCTTTTGCATACCTAGCCCGTCGTCTAGCTTATCTGTATCGTTTACCCACGTTAAATCATCAATTGAAAGTCGGTTTTAATTGGTTAGTTAGCCCTATAATAGAAGCCGTTTCTAAGTAA
- a CDS encoding succinylglutamate desuccinylase/aspartoacylase family protein encodes MIPTIATIPLFQLASGEFLSLQVYKFIGAKSGKKVYIQSNLHGAEIVGNAVIYQIIDFLISLNNTQLIGEIWLVPVCNPLAVNQRTHNFSTGRFNIYDGKDWNRIFWDYEKKCHDIEEFASSQIGFDIDTIKYNFYQKIQTSFHRILDKINAPSSVQLTDKYRYKLQSLYLDADYVIDLHSHTGEGIEYLYYFQNREDDANLFLLDYGILFDQYDGDAFDESFIKPWLALEKTLLKLTGEKMRFDIEAWTLELGTGMQINPDSVSKGVRGIKNYLNHKGILAIQDLTKSETISHQTSFRLLSQIKKYWSPVGGMILSKAILGTSVKEGDLLYQVLTFNKIGELPTTIHVHAEKSGLVYNISINNSVNEGEFVLGTM; translated from the coding sequence ATGATTCCCACTATTGCAACTATTCCCCTTTTTCAACTTGCTTCTGGGGAGTTTCTTTCTCTCCAGGTATATAAATTTATTGGTGCTAAATCTGGTAAAAAAGTATATATCCAATCTAACTTACACGGTGCGGAAATTGTTGGTAATGCTGTCATTTACCAAATCATTGATTTTTTAATATCATTAAATAATACTCAGTTAATAGGAGAAATTTGGCTTGTACCTGTTTGTAATCCTTTAGCTGTTAACCAGCGAACTCATAACTTTTCCACAGGTAGATTTAATATTTATGATGGTAAAGACTGGAATAGAATTTTTTGGGATTATGAAAAAAAATGTCATGATATAGAAGAATTTGCTAGTTCTCAAATTGGTTTTGATATAGATACAATTAAATATAACTTTTACCAAAAAATTCAAACTAGTTTTCATCGTATTTTAGATAAAATAAATGCCCCTAGCAGTGTCCAATTAACTGATAAATATCGTTATAAGCTGCAATCTCTGTATTTAGATGCAGACTACGTAATTGATTTACATAGTCACACTGGAGAAGGAATAGAATACCTTTATTATTTCCAAAATCGAGAAGATGATGCTAATTTATTTCTCCTTGATTATGGCATTTTATTTGATCAATATGATGGTGATGCTTTTGATGAATCATTTATCAAACCCTGGTTAGCTTTAGAGAAAACTTTGTTAAAATTAACCGGAGAAAAAATGAGATTTGATATAGAAGCATGGACTTTAGAATTAGGAACGGGAATGCAAATAAATCCAGATTCAGTATCTAAAGGAGTGCGCGGAATTAAAAACTATTTAAATCACAAAGGTATTTTAGCAATCCAGGATTTAACCAAATCAGAAACCATATCTCATCAAACTAGTTTTCGTTTACTCAGTCAAATTAAAAAATATTGGAGTCCCGTAGGAGGAATGATTTTATCTAAAGCTATATTAGGTACTTCAGTCAAGGAGGGAGATTTGCTATATCAGGTTCTCACTTTCAATAAAATAGGTGAATTACCCACAACTATTCATGTTCATGCAGAAAAATCAGGTTTGGTTTACAATATATCAATAAATAACTCTGTTAATGAAGGAGAATTCGTATTAGGAACTATGTAA